The following coding sequences lie in one Pseudomonadota bacterium genomic window:
- a CDS encoding CoA activase, producing MAPSRGLRYLGVDVGAETIKLVELTREPGGTLRWTRRALFEHQKDPTARLRALLADWQWSEVHAAAACGRLSRQLNLARVPTQQAQSRGYRELRGGKAAQDATLVAIGSRGFSVLELRASGTEVFRENSRCSQGTGNFLRQLVERFDLDVEQASALCADVPDPAPLSGRCPVILKTDMTHLANKGESRPRILAGLYDAVCENVQVLIKPRLSPPTVALLGGVSRAERVREHFRRFLARHGMTLALLDGDDGLYVEALGAAALAADAPAAHLVPPLDALLLPTVDHTLERVPGLADYLDQVTRMPAPPPPTLNGAPRRLVLGYDIGSTGSKVVALDCETREAIWQGYVNTSGDPVGACQALTQQLVTSPAGHYSVVGVAATGSGREIVGSLLATCYGPDRVYVLNEIAAHAAGARHYDPRVDTIFEIGGQDAKYIRLADGRVIDAAMNEACSAGTGSFIAEQGRKLAGIRDVVHLGEEAMEADCGVSLGQHCSVFMAEVIDEAAAAGVDQRAIVAGIYDSIIQNYLNRVKGARSVGEVIFCQGMPFAADALATAVARQTGAQVIVPPHPGTVGALGIALLACEQLTLRGQPALELQRLLEAALKGKETFVCKSTQGCGGAGNKCRIDRITTVVAEQRQHFTWGGGCSLYDRGTGKRKLPDLAPDPFRERAENVQTLIDRLGERRGRPLIALTDEFALKGLMPFFATFLRELNYDVKIHTGADQRVLKRGIEQANVPFCAPMQLYHGLIAELRESGPDYLFVPMLRSLERVGEESCATVCPIVQASPDLLRWDLGSAGGPKVLSPVIDIGPDNLASNELIESCRRLAVELGVVMSWWPAYQAALAAQTAFDAECLALGRRALDFCARNEIVPVVVLGRAYTLHNRVLNSNVPAIVREQGAIAIPVDCYPIDTEVPVYKDMFWGYGQRILRAAHQLRRKPGEYSIFCSNYSCGPDSFNLHFFAYLMEGKPFAIIETDGHSGDAGTKTRVEAFLYCVHEDLRSSELATTAAARDLTTIEEKKAQLPDIRAAKERVLIPRMGEGAEVLAAALRGVGVPAEALPVPDRDTVRLGRRHTSGKECLPMALTLGSLLQRLGRDEDESRFAFFMPTATGPCRFGVYNILHKITLERLGYEGRVRVWSPSDNDYFAGIPVGFSALVFSGFMAADLLLEALYDVRPGETRPGAARAIFDAYRAELWRLLERRAAGNLSLPATLAEVATGEHFGCTELLARAAREFAAIKGGTEKPAVLVVGEIYVRCDPFANDYVVDQLERRGLRCRFAPFNEWLEYTDFLTLTAQGGAGLTDRLRGLIKAQIQQRSYDTMAAPLDWPARTTVQESLEAAADYLRPELHGESVLTVGGPTHEWREGLIDGVISVGPLECMPNKISQAQFFHVTEREGLPALTLALNGDPVDPEQLDSFAFEVLTRYRERHATPQVLLGAAEPRLAAELGSLPPEASAAAPAPQTAAPCEA from the coding sequence ATGGCGCCATCGCGCGGGCTACGTTATTTGGGGGTCGACGTCGGGGCCGAGACGATCAAGCTGGTCGAGCTGACCCGCGAGCCCGGCGGCACCCTGCGCTGGACGCGGCGCGCCCTCTTCGAGCACCAGAAGGATCCGACGGCGCGGCTGCGCGCGCTGCTGGCCGACTGGCAGTGGTCGGAGGTGCATGCGGCGGCGGCCTGCGGGCGGCTCAGCCGGCAGCTCAACCTCGCCCGCGTGCCGACCCAGCAGGCTCAGAGTCGCGGCTACCGCGAGCTGCGCGGCGGCAAAGCGGCGCAGGACGCGACGCTGGTGGCGATCGGCAGCCGCGGGTTTTCGGTGCTCGAGCTGCGCGCCTCGGGCACCGAGGTTTTCCGCGAGAACTCGCGCTGCTCGCAGGGCACCGGCAACTTCCTGCGCCAGCTCGTCGAGCGCTTCGACCTCGACGTCGAGCAGGCCAGCGCCCTCTGCGCCGACGTCCCCGACCCTGCGCCGCTCTCGGGGCGCTGCCCCGTGATTCTCAAGACCGATATGACGCACCTGGCGAATAAGGGCGAGAGCCGGCCCCGCATTCTCGCCGGGCTCTACGACGCGGTCTGTGAGAACGTGCAGGTGCTGATCAAGCCGCGCCTGAGCCCGCCGACCGTGGCGCTGCTCGGTGGCGTCAGCCGCGCTGAGCGCGTGCGCGAGCACTTCCGCCGCTTCCTCGCGCGCCACGGCATGACGCTGGCGCTGCTCGACGGCGACGATGGCCTCTATGTCGAGGCTCTCGGCGCGGCGGCGCTCGCGGCCGACGCACCGGCGGCCCATCTCGTGCCCCCGCTCGACGCCCTGCTGCTGCCGACGGTCGACCACACGCTCGAGCGCGTCCCGGGCCTCGCGGACTACCTCGACCAGGTGACGCGGATGCCCGCGCCGCCGCCACCGACGCTCAACGGCGCCCCGCGCCGCCTGGTGCTCGGCTACGACATCGGCTCGACGGGCTCCAAGGTCGTGGCGCTCGACTGCGAGACGCGCGAGGCGATCTGGCAGGGCTACGTCAATACCAGCGGCGACCCCGTCGGTGCCTGCCAGGCGCTGACGCAGCAGCTCGTGACCAGCCCGGCCGGTCACTACAGCGTGGTCGGCGTGGCGGCCACCGGCAGCGGCCGCGAGATCGTCGGCTCACTGCTCGCGACCTGCTACGGCCCCGACCGCGTCTATGTGCTCAACGAGATCGCCGCCCACGCCGCCGGCGCGCGGCACTATGATCCACGCGTCGACACGATCTTCGAGATCGGCGGCCAGGACGCCAAATACATCCGGCTGGCGGACGGGCGCGTGATCGACGCCGCGATGAACGAGGCGTGCAGCGCCGGCACCGGTTCCTTCATCGCCGAGCAGGGGCGCAAGCTGGCCGGCATTCGTGACGTGGTGCACCTGGGTGAGGAGGCGATGGAGGCCGACTGCGGCGTCTCCCTCGGGCAGCATTGCTCCGTCTTCATGGCCGAGGTGATCGACGAGGCCGCGGCCGCCGGGGTCGACCAGCGCGCGATCGTCGCCGGAATTTACGATTCGATCATCCAGAACTACCTCAATCGTGTGAAGGGCGCGCGCTCCGTTGGCGAGGTGATCTTTTGTCAGGGCATGCCCTTCGCCGCCGACGCGCTGGCCACCGCGGTCGCGCGTCAGACGGGGGCCCAGGTGATCGTCCCACCGCATCCCGGCACGGTCGGCGCGCTGGGTATCGCGCTGCTGGCCTGCGAGCAGCTGACGTTGCGCGGCCAGCCCGCCCTCGAGCTGCAGCGCCTGCTCGAGGCGGCGCTGAAGGGCAAGGAGACCTTCGTCTGCAAGTCGACGCAGGGCTGCGGCGGCGCCGGCAACAAATGCCGCATCGACCGCATCACCACGGTGGTGGCTGAACAGCGCCAGCACTTCACCTGGGGCGGAGGCTGCTCGCTCTACGACCGCGGCACCGGCAAGCGCAAGCTGCCCGACCTGGCGCCCGATCCCTTCCGCGAGCGGGCCGAAAACGTCCAGACGCTGATCGATCGGCTCGGTGAGCGCCGCGGCCGGCCGCTGATCGCGCTCACCGATGAGTTCGCGCTCAAGGGGCTCATGCCCTTCTTTGCGACCTTCCTGCGCGAGCTCAACTACGACGTTAAGATTCACACCGGCGCCGACCAGCGCGTGCTCAAGCGCGGCATCGAGCAGGCCAATGTGCCCTTTTGCGCGCCGATGCAGCTCTACCACGGGCTGATCGCCGAGCTGCGCGAGAGCGGACCCGACTACCTCTTCGTGCCGATGCTACGCAGCCTCGAGCGGGTCGGCGAGGAGAGCTGCGCCACGGTCTGCCCGATCGTTCAGGCCAGCCCGGACTTGCTGCGCTGGGACCTCGGCAGCGCGGGCGGACCGAAGGTGCTCTCGCCGGTGATCGACATCGGGCCGGACAACCTGGCCTCGAACGAGCTGATCGAGAGCTGCCGCCGCCTGGCCGTCGAGCTCGGCGTGGTCATGAGCTGGTGGCCGGCCTATCAGGCGGCGTTGGCGGCGCAAACGGCCTTCGATGCCGAATGCCTGGCGCTCGGGCGACGCGCGCTCGACTTCTGCGCCCGCAACGAGATCGTGCCGGTCGTCGTGCTCGGCCGCGCCTACACGCTTCACAACCGCGTGCTCAACTCCAACGTCCCGGCGATCGTGCGCGAACAGGGGGCGATCGCGATTCCGGTCGACTGCTATCCGATCGACACGGAGGTTCCGGTCTACAAGGACATGTTCTGGGGCTACGGACAGCGTATCCTGCGCGCCGCGCACCAGCTTCGGCGCAAGCCAGGCGAGTACAGCATCTTCTGCAGCAACTACTCCTGCGGGCCCGACAGCTTCAACCTGCACTTCTTCGCCTACCTGATGGAGGGCAAGCCCTTCGCGATCATCGAGACCGATGGCCACTCGGGCGACGCCGGCACCAAGACGCGGGTCGAGGCCTTCCTCTACTGCGTGCACGAGGACCTGCGCTCGAGTGAGCTGGCGACGACGGCGGCCGCCCGCGATCTGACGACGATCGAGGAGAAGAAGGCGCAGCTGCCCGACATTCGCGCAGCCAAGGAGCGCGTACTGATCCCGCGGATGGGCGAGGGCGCAGAGGTGCTGGCCGCCGCGCTGCGCGGGGTCGGGGTACCGGCGGAGGCCCTGCCCGTGCCCGATCGCGACACGGTGCGCCTTGGGCGACGCCACACCTCGGGCAAGGAATGCCTGCCGATGGCGCTGACGCTCGGCAGCCTGCTCCAGCGCCTGGGCCGTGACGAGGACGAGAGCCGCTTCGCCTTCTTCATGCCGACGGCAACGGGCCCCTGCCGCTTCGGCGTCTATAACATCCTGCACAAGATCACCCTCGAGCGACTGGGCTACGAAGGGCGCGTACGGGTTTGGTCGCCGAGCGACAACGACTACTTCGCCGGGATCCCGGTCGGCTTCTCGGCGCTGGTGTTCTCGGGCTTCATGGCTGCCGATCTGCTGCTGGAGGCGCTCTACGACGTGCGCCCGGGCGAAACCCGGCCCGGGGCCGCACGCGCGATCTTCGACGCCTATCGGGCGGAGCTCTGGCGCCTGCTGGAGCGTCGCGCGGCGGGCAACCTCTCGCTGCCAGCGACCTTGGCCGAGGTCGCGACGGGCGAGCACTTCGGCTGCACTGAACTGTTGGCGCGCGCGGCGCGCGAGTTCGCCGCCATCAAGGGCGGGACGGAGAAGCCGGCGGTCCTGGTGGTCGGCGAAATCTACGTGCGCTGCGATCCCTTCGCCAATGACTACGTCGTCGACCAGCTCGAGCGGCGCGGCCTGCGCTGTCGCTTTGCGCCCTTCAACGAGTGGCTCGAGTACACGGACTTCCTCACGCTGACGGCGCAGGGCGGCGCGGGTCTCACCGATCGCCTGCGCGGCCTGATCAAGGCGCAGATCCAGCAACGCAGCTACGACACGATGGCGGCGCCGCTCGACTGGCCCGCGCGCACGACCGTCCAAGAGTCGCTGGAAGCGGCGGCCGACTACCTGCGCCCGGAGCTGCACGGGGAGTCCGTGCTGACGGTGGGCGGTCCGACCCACGAGTGGCGCGAGGGTTTGATCGATGGCGTGATCAGCGTCGGCCCGCTCGAGTGCATGCCGAACAAGATCTCGCAGGCGCAGTTCTTCCACGTCACCGAGCGCGAGGGGCTGCCGGCGCTGACCTTGGCGCTCAATGGCGACCCGGTCGATCCCGAGCAGCTTGACAGCTTTGCCTTCGAGGTCTTGACCCGCTACCGCGAGCGCCACGCGACGCCGCAGGTGCTGCTCGGCGCGGCGGAGCCACGCCTCGCTGCGGAGCTCGGCAGCCTACCGCCCGAGGCCTCTGCCGCGGCACCCGCGCCCCAGACCGCGGCGCCCTGCGAGGCCTGA
- the aroH gene encoding chorismate mutase has protein sequence MNTGLACRGVRGATCVAENTTAAITVATRELLRAMLEANAIATEDIASIFFAATPDLYAAHPATAARELGLGDTALLCMTEIAVPGAPARCIRILLHWNTTRAQAAIEHIYLGAAAALRPERLWPRPPSVGTPTEGSAAPHSAGAQTKATLMGDGR, from the coding sequence ATGAACACCGGACTGGCCTGCCGCGGGGTACGCGGCGCCACCTGCGTGGCGGAAAACACCACCGCGGCGATTACGGTGGCCACCCGCGAGCTGCTGCGCGCGATGCTCGAGGCGAATGCCATCGCCACCGAGGACATCGCCAGCATCTTTTTTGCTGCCACGCCCGACCTTTATGCCGCACATCCCGCGACGGCGGCCCGCGAGCTCGGGCTGGGCGACACCGCGCTGCTCTGCATGACGGAGATCGCCGTCCCTGGAGCGCCGGCCCGCTGCATCCGGATCCTGCTGCATTGGAACACGACCCGCGCTCAGGCGGCGATCGAGCACATCTATCTCGGTGCCGCGGCGGCGCTGCGACCGGAACGGCTCTGGCCGCGGCCCCCGAGCGTCGGCACCCCAACCGAGGGCAGCGCGGCGCCCCACTCCGCGGGCGCCCAGACGAAGGCCACGCTGATGGGAGACGGGCGATGA
- the pheA gene encoding prephenate dehydratase, whose translation MSLRVAFQGERGAYSHLAAQALLGPNVEVLPCVSFDEVFDTVASGAAERGVVPVENSLAGTIHRVYDLMIRHSLHIVGEHALRIAHSLIAAPGVALEDVRVVLSHPQALAQCEHRLRALGLKSEVAYDTAGAVKLLAESGRRDAAALASPLAAEVYGMQVLREELQDHEHNYTRFAVLNREALTERPSGDLKISVALSLHNEPGALFKALAVFALRNLDLTKIESRPLPGRTWEYLFYIDFVSDDFANKGRRALGHLEEICGMLKVLGVYPRRV comes from the coding sequence ATGAGCCTGCGCGTCGCCTTTCAGGGCGAGCGCGGCGCCTACTCGCACCTCGCGGCGCAGGCGCTGCTCGGGCCCAATGTCGAGGTGCTGCCCTGCGTCAGCTTCGACGAGGTCTTTGATACTGTCGCCTCGGGCGCCGCCGAGCGCGGCGTCGTCCCGGTCGAGAACTCGCTCGCCGGGACGATCCATCGCGTCTACGACCTTATGATCCGCCACTCGCTGCACATCGTCGGCGAGCACGCGCTGCGCATCGCCCACAGCTTGATCGCTGCGCCGGGCGTGGCGCTCGAGGACGTGCGCGTCGTGCTCTCGCATCCGCAGGCCCTGGCCCAATGCGAGCACCGACTGCGCGCGCTCGGCCTGAAGAGCGAGGTGGCCTACGACACGGCGGGGGCCGTCAAGCTCCTGGCGGAGTCCGGGCGACGCGACGCGGCGGCGCTCGCCAGCCCGCTCGCGGCGGAGGTCTACGGCATGCAGGTGCTGCGGGAGGAGCTGCAGGACCACGAGCATAACTACACGCGCTTCGCCGTGCTCAATCGCGAAGCGCTGACCGAACGACCGTCGGGCGACCTCAAGATCTCGGTGGCACTTTCGCTACACAACGAGCCTGGCGCGCTATTCAAGGCGCTGGCCGTCTTCGCCTTGCGCAACCTCGACCTGACGAAGATCGAGTCGCGGCCGCTGCCCGGTCGCACCTGGGAATACCTGTTCTACATCGACTTCGTCAGCGATGACTTCGCCAACAAGGGGCGGCGCGCGCTCGGCCATCTGGAAGAGATCTGCGGCATGCTCAAGGTCTTGGGCGTCTATCCGCGGCGCGTCTGA
- a CDS encoding aminotransferase class IV, translating to MTVPTPDWDQLGFAYQATEAYYLATGERQAAPSWAAGGLVPADQPLALAPSAAVLSYACGIFEGLKAERARDGRLLLFRPQDHAERFRRSAERLQLLPLPPERFVEAVRAVVRANERFVPPAGRGTFYLRPLEHGIAPMLGLGLGSQYQFVVYGSPVGDYHAPQALERGLRLRVLPFSRVAPGGTGAAKAMGNYPGGLVHKEQAQREGFADVLYTLVPPSGGPALLQECSGANVFCLLRSGTLITPATDDTVLAGVTRASVLTLAAAWGLEVAERALTLEELLADGAECFCTGTAWTVRSVAALGLADGRVHDCGPPALAPKLRAALRAIQSGDETDRWGWTLSL from the coding sequence ATGACTGTGCCAACCCCTGACTGGGATCAGCTCGGCTTCGCCTATCAGGCCACCGAGGCCTACTACCTGGCGACGGGCGAGCGTCAGGCCGCGCCGAGCTGGGCGGCGGGAGGCCTGGTGCCCGCGGATCAGCCGCTGGCGCTCGCGCCCTCCGCCGCGGTCCTCTCCTACGCTTGCGGCATTTTCGAGGGGCTCAAGGCAGAGCGCGCGCGCGACGGCCGCCTGCTGCTCTTCCGCCCGCAAGACCACGCCGAGCGCTTTCGTCGCTCCGCCGAGCGGCTGCAGCTGCTGCCGCTCCCACCCGAGCGCTTCGTCGAGGCCGTGCGCGCGGTCGTGCGCGCCAATGAGCGCTTCGTCCCGCCCGCGGGGCGGGGAACGTTCTACCTGCGACCGCTCGAGCACGGCATCGCGCCGATGCTGGGCCTGGGCCTCGGCTCGCAGTACCAGTTCGTCGTCTACGGCAGCCCCGTCGGCGATTACCACGCCCCGCAAGCGCTCGAGCGCGGACTACGGCTGCGGGTGCTGCCCTTCAGCCGCGTAGCACCCGGGGGCACCGGCGCCGCCAAGGCGATGGGCAACTACCCGGGCGGTCTGGTGCATAAGGAGCAAGCGCAGCGCGAGGGCTTCGCCGACGTGCTCTACACCCTGGTTCCCCCGAGCGGCGGCCCCGCGCTGCTGCAGGAGTGCAGCGGCGCCAACGTCTTTTGTCTGCTGCGTTCGGGTACCCTCATCACGCCGGCCACCGACGACACGGTGCTCGCCGGCGTCACACGCGCCAGCGTGCTGACCCTGGCGGCGGCCTGGGGTTTGGAGGTGGCGGAGCGAGCGCTGACGCTCGAGGAGCTGCTCGCCGACGGCGCCGAGTGCTTCTGCACGGGCACGGCGTGGACCGTGCGCAGCGTGGCCGCGCTGGGCCTCGCCGACGGCCGGGTGCATGACTGCGGTCCGCCGGCGCTGGCGCCGAAGCTGCGCGCGGCGCTGCGCGCCATTCAAAGCGGCGACGAGACGGATCGCTGGGGCTGGACCCTCAGCCTCTGA
- the aroB gene encoding 3-dehydroquinate synthase has translation METLALVQTAGGHYPVLCGDDPSALLARVWDAGWRQAALIGDSNTLPRFGPALASALAERCDTVLQLAFPAGEAHKTRETKQRLEDTLLAAGFERGCCLVGLGGGIALDVAGFVAATLLRGVAHINLATSLLAQVDAAVGGKTGVNTAQGKNLIGAFHQPRAVLIDYAALASLPLAELRNGLAEAVKHAVVADAALFAALEAWAEGGAAGALLPRPLLARCVQIKAEVVARDEREQAYRQVLNFGHTVAHAIEAASDHEVAHGAAVAIGMVVEARAAERLCGFPAAESERLRRLLQRLRLPIQSALPFAALRDRLGHDKKTRGGMVHCALPERLGHMHEAEGRWALPTPVELLAEVWQPLD, from the coding sequence ATGGAGACGCTTGCCCTCGTCCAGACCGCCGGCGGCCACTATCCCGTGCTTTGCGGCGACGACCCGTCGGCGCTGTTGGCGCGGGTCTGGGACGCGGGCTGGCGTCAGGCGGCGCTGATCGGCGACAGCAATACCCTTCCACGCTTCGGACCCGCGCTGGCGAGCGCGCTCGCGGAGCGCTGCGACACGGTGCTGCAGCTCGCCTTCCCTGCCGGCGAGGCGCATAAGACCCGCGAGACCAAGCAGCGCCTCGAGGATACGCTGCTGGCCGCGGGCTTCGAGCGCGGCTGCTGTCTGGTCGGCCTGGGCGGCGGGATCGCGCTCGACGTCGCCGGCTTCGTCGCCGCGACGCTGCTGCGGGGCGTGGCGCACATCAACCTGGCGACCAGCCTGCTGGCGCAGGTCGATGCCGCGGTCGGCGGCAAGACGGGCGTCAACACGGCGCAGGGCAAGAACCTGATCGGTGCCTTTCACCAGCCGCGCGCCGTGCTGATCGACTACGCGGCGCTCGCCTCGCTGCCCCTGGCGGAGCTGCGCAACGGGCTGGCGGAGGCCGTCAAACACGCCGTCGTCGCCGACGCTGCGCTCTTCGCCGCGCTTGAGGCCTGGGCCGAGGGCGGCGCGGCGGGCGCGCTTTTGCCTCGCCCCCTGCTTGCGCGCTGCGTGCAGATCAAGGCCGAGGTCGTGGCGCGCGACGAGCGCGAGCAGGCCTACCGCCAGGTGCTGAACTTCGGCCACACCGTCGCCCACGCGATCGAGGCGGCGAGCGATCACGAGGTGGCCCATGGTGCCGCCGTGGCGATCGGCATGGTCGTCGAGGCGCGCGCCGCCGAGCGCCTCTGCGGCTTCCCGGCGGCCGAGAGCGAGCGCCTGCGGCGCTTGCTCCAGCGATTGCGGCTGCCGATTCAGAGCGCGCTGCCTTTCGCCGCGCTGCGCGACCGGCTCGGTCACGACAAGAAGACGCGCGGCGGGATGGTGCACTGCGCGCTACCGGAGCGGCTGGGGCACATGCACGAGGCCGAGGGGCGCTGGGCGCTGCCGACCCCGGTCGAGCTGCTGGCCGAGGTCTGGCAGCCGCTCGACTGA
- a CDS encoding type I 3-dehydroquinate dehydratase has product MLCVTGKEGSVELLQLRLDRVFATGRERGLAALGEATGAPPSLLQEVRLDALTPPLEGVWALLRRHAPRLLVCCRPAREGGSFIGSEADRLQLLERAAECGVAYLDLEADCSDGTLQALAQRSSRTRLVISAHHFAGLPADLERRFAALAERGVGDVLKLAVSVDDVMDLPRLAALAKRAQRPTLLLGMGPAGLLSRCRYPAFGAPWTYVSANDDGGTAPGQLTFDQALQLGLPQSATAPFLAVVGGPQVVNSPGPLAYNRLFRRRGWPWSYLPIITAQPQQAFALLRAQGAIGVAVTMPHKDAAMTFAGAGADLRAQQARAVNSLRFKGDAVEATNTDITGVREPLQALLARAPSPPGRPLALVLGAGGAGRAAALACRALGLEVTVSARREAQARALLEPGERFVAWDERASVAATVLINATPLTGSSASPWPATERIGARVVFDLALGTEPPALLQQARSAGAEVLAPQEMWLAQGAEQMSWFTGEAITVDELRDCSGHRRADATGRRDARRGGDDARR; this is encoded by the coding sequence ATGCTTTGCGTGACCGGCAAGGAGGGCTCCGTCGAGCTGCTCCAGCTCCGATTGGATCGCGTCTTTGCCACGGGCCGCGAGCGCGGACTCGCTGCCCTCGGGGAAGCGACCGGCGCGCCGCCCAGCCTGCTGCAGGAGGTGCGCCTCGACGCGCTGACGCCGCCCCTCGAGGGCGTCTGGGCGCTGCTGCGCCGCCACGCCCCGCGCTTGCTGGTCTGCTGTCGCCCGGCGCGCGAAGGTGGATCGTTCATCGGCAGCGAGGCCGATCGCCTGCAGCTGCTCGAGCGCGCGGCCGAGTGTGGCGTGGCCTACCTCGACCTCGAGGCCGACTGCAGCGACGGCACCCTGCAGGCGTTGGCGCAGCGCAGCAGCCGCACCCGTCTGGTAATCTCCGCGCATCACTTCGCGGGCCTCCCGGCGGACCTCGAGCGCCGCTTCGCGGCCCTGGCCGAGCGTGGGGTCGGGGACGTGCTGAAGCTGGCGGTGAGCGTCGACGATGTGATGGACCTGCCGCGGCTCGCGGCGCTCGCTAAACGCGCCCAGCGGCCGACGCTGCTGCTCGGCATGGGCCCCGCCGGCCTGCTCTCGCGCTGCCGCTACCCGGCGTTCGGGGCGCCCTGGACCTACGTCAGCGCCAACGACGACGGGGGCACCGCGCCGGGTCAACTGACCTTCGATCAGGCGCTCCAACTCGGCCTGCCGCAGAGTGCCACCGCCCCCTTTCTCGCGGTCGTCGGTGGACCGCAGGTCGTCAACTCGCCGGGACCGTTGGCCTACAATCGGCTCTTTCGCCGTCGTGGCTGGCCCTGGAGCTATCTCCCGATCATCACCGCACAGCCGCAGCAGGCCTTCGCGCTGCTGCGCGCGCAGGGCGCGATCGGGGTCGCGGTGACGATGCCGCATAAGGACGCGGCGATGACCTTCGCGGGCGCCGGCGCCGACCTCCGCGCGCAGCAGGCCCGCGCGGTCAACTCCCTACGCTTCAAGGGCGACGCCGTCGAGGCGACCAACACGGACATCACGGGCGTGCGCGAGCCGCTGCAGGCCCTGCTGGCGCGCGCGCCCTCGCCGCCCGGAAGACCCCTGGCGCTCGTCCTGGGGGCCGGTGGTGCCGGGCGCGCCGCCGCCCTCGCCTGCCGCGCCCTCGGCCTCGAGGTGACGGTCAGCGCGCGGCGAGAAGCCCAGGCCCGCGCCTTGCTCGAGCCCGGCGAGCGCTTCGTGGCCTGGGACGAGCGCGCCAGTGTCGCCGCCACCGTGCTGATCAACGCCACCCCGCTGACCGGCAGCAGCGCCAGCCCATGGCCGGCCACAGAGCGCATCGGAGCGCGTGTGGTCTTCGATCTCGCGCTCGGCACCGAGCCACCCGCGCTGCTGCAACAGGCCCGCAGCGCGGGCGCCGAGGTGCTCGCGCCGCAGGAGATGTGGCTGGCGCAGGGCGCCGAGCAGATGAGCTGGTTCACGGGTGAGGCGATCACCGTCGACGAGCTGCGCGACTGCAGCGGGCACCGGCGCGCCGACGCGACCGGCCGCCGCGACGCGCGGCGTGGAGGCGACGATGCCAGGCGTTGA
- the aroA gene encoding 3-phosphoshikimate 1-carboxyvinyltransferase produces the protein MPGVEGALTLSCPGSKSMTQRALMIAALAETPVQIDGALACHDSHYLTLLLRALGVRVDWDGTRINVAPAATLRSDGKPLYVGNAGTAMRFASCLALVVEGELQLDGDARMRERPIGPLVATLAQLGVQARYLGREGCPPVVLRRGAQAAPARATIEASQSSQYASGLLLVGARLPAGLELTLGGQAVSLPYLQMTAAMMQRAGAELCWLDAGRIVVSPRPYRASRIAVEPDWSTAAFLLAAGELLGRPLHIPGLVDAAHSLQGDAIFVELLEELRRPQPHRIDLGPTPDLIAPLAALASFASHPTTIAGVAHARIKESDRIAVLCQQLGRAGVEVEERVDGLVIHPWRAADHAPVTLEPANDHRMAMAFGLLSLRLDHVAVAERDCVAKSFPQFWDVLARLRAA, from the coding sequence ATGCCAGGCGTTGAAGGGGCGCTGACGCTGAGCTGTCCGGGCAGCAAGAGCATGACCCAGCGTGCGCTGATGATCGCCGCTCTGGCCGAGACGCCGGTGCAGATCGACGGCGCGTTGGCCTGCCACGATTCGCACTACCTGACGCTGCTGCTGCGCGCGCTCGGCGTCAGGGTCGATTGGGACGGTACGCGCATCAACGTCGCCCCCGCGGCCACGCTGCGCAGCGACGGGAAGCCGCTCTACGTCGGCAACGCCGGCACGGCGATGCGCTTTGCCAGTTGCCTGGCGCTGGTGGTGGAGGGCGAGCTGCAGCTCGACGGCGACGCCCGGATGCGCGAGCGCCCGATTGGCCCGCTGGTGGCCACGCTGGCACAGCTCGGCGTCCAGGCGCGCTACCTCGGCCGCGAGGGCTGCCCACCCGTCGTCCTGCGGCGCGGCGCGCAGGCCGCCCCGGCCCGCGCCACGATCGAGGCCTCCCAGTCGAGCCAGTATGCGAGCGGGCTGCTGCTGGTCGGCGCGCGGCTACCCGCGGGGCTGGAGTTGACGCTGGGCGGCCAGGCGGTCTCGCTGCCCTACCTGCAGATGACGGCGGCGATGATGCAGCGCGCCGGCGCCGAGCTGTGCTGGCTCGACGCGGGGCGGATCGTCGTCAGCCCGCGGCCCTATCGCGCGAGCCGGATCGCCGTCGAGCCCGACTGGTCGACGGCGGCGTTCTTGCTCGCGGCCGGCGAGCTGCTGGGCCGCCCGCTGCACATCCCCGGGCTCGTCGACGCCGCCCATTCACTGCAGGGCGACGCTATCTTCGTCGAGCTGCTGGAGGAGCTGCGCCGACCGCAGCCGCACCGTATCGACCTCGGGCCGACCCCGGATCTGATCGCGCCCCTGGCGGCGCTCGCCAGCTTCGCCAGCCATCCGACGACGATCGCCGGGGTGGCCCACGCTCGGATCAAGGAGAGCGATCGCATCGCCGTGCTCTGCCAGCAGCTCGGCCGCGCGGGCGTCGAGGTCGAGGAACGCGTCGACGGCCTGGTGATTCATCCGTGGCGCGCCGCGGACCACGCGCCGGTGACCCTCGAGCCGGCCAACGATCACCGCATGGCGATGGCCTTCGGCCTGCTCTCGCTGCGCCTCGACCACGTCGCCGTCGCCGAGCGCGACTGCGTGGCCAAGTCCTTTCCGCAGTTCTGGGACGTCCTGGCGCGGCTGCGCGCGGCGTAG